From the Gallaecimonas mangrovi genome, one window contains:
- a CDS encoding CheR family methyltransferase, with protein sequence MDKALSEQDYGTFRRYLETQCGIVLGDNKQYLVKSRLTPLLSRYKQESLGHIIQNVVTGRDRELQAAVIDAMTTNETLWFRDGYPFELLSNQLFPELGKGGKTIKIWSAACSSGQEPYSIAIKSLEHQVKRPGTLPGGVQILATDISQAMLSQCQIGEYDNLALGRGMSEERKRLYFDETPEGTWKVKANVKRLVTFRHFNLLTSYALLGKFDLVFCRNVLIYFSQENKLKILSGIAKTLNPGGYLFLGASESMPTAATEFEMVRCNPGIIYRRKDNI encoded by the coding sequence GTGGATAAAGCGCTAAGCGAGCAGGATTACGGAACCTTTCGCCGATATCTCGAAACTCAATGCGGTATCGTGCTGGGAGACAATAAGCAGTATCTGGTTAAAAGCCGGTTGACGCCGCTTTTGAGTCGTTACAAACAAGAGTCCTTGGGCCACATTATTCAAAATGTGGTGACCGGTCGTGACCGCGAGCTGCAAGCAGCAGTTATCGACGCCATGACTACCAACGAAACCCTCTGGTTTCGAGACGGCTATCCGTTTGAATTACTGTCAAATCAGCTCTTCCCCGAACTGGGGAAGGGCGGCAAGACGATTAAAATCTGGTCGGCTGCCTGCTCCTCAGGGCAAGAACCATATTCAATTGCCATCAAGTCTTTGGAACATCAGGTTAAGCGGCCAGGCACCTTGCCGGGTGGGGTGCAAATTCTTGCCACCGATATCTCCCAGGCCATGCTTAGCCAGTGCCAAATTGGTGAGTATGACAACCTGGCGCTGGGCCGGGGCATGAGTGAGGAGCGTAAGCGTCTGTATTTTGACGAAACGCCCGAAGGCACCTGGAAAGTCAAAGCTAACGTCAAAAGATTGGTGACCTTTCGTCACTTCAACTTGCTGACCAGTTACGCGCTGCTGGGCAAATTTGACCTAGTGTTTTGCCGCAACGTGCTTATTTATTTCTCGCAAGAGAATAAATTGAAAATACTGTCTGGTATTGCCAAAACCCTCAATCCTGGTGGCTACCTGTTCTTAGGTGCCTCAGAGTCAATGCCAACCGCGGCCACCGAATTTGAAATGGTGCGCTGTAACCCCGGCATTATTTACCGCCGCAAAGACAACATCTAA
- a CDS encoding fatty acid cis/trans isomerase — MIKAAVKGRRWLWLALVILVAGCAVYTGMTLDQRYGKPEVQQRIAPPLSKDAKFYLSQVKPIIENRCVVCHACYDAPCQLKMSSPEGIDRGANKEKVYQGSRLIAANLTRLFVDAKNTEEWRQKGFYSVLNERDQTVQANTQAGVLARMLLLKQQHPLPNEKILDSSFDLSLNRDQFCPTIEEMPRFEQDKPLWGMPYAMPGLTKREHNTLMAWVKDGAKMAPHPALDANTLGEIERWEAFLNGDSLKARLVDRYIFEHLFVSHLYFADTTVKGKAPRFFNLVRSSTPPGQPVNVIATRRPFDDPGVSRVYYRFEAVRSTIVDKTHMPYKLDDKVMDRWRSLFYGIDYKVSSWPGYKPEVAANPLNAFEQLPIGSRYRFMLDNVENTIMGFIKGPVCRGQLALDVINDRFWVFFVDPSLTDAPKVSEFYHTQLDNLRMPAEDKSTTIASHWLGFAKRQGDYLRARNAFLDKTFKDGRNLNLKGIWDGDGTNQNATLTIFRHFDSATVVKGLVGKPPKTAWVIDYALLERIHYLLVAGFDVYGNYGHQLLTRLYMDFLRMEGESNFLTLLPPKVRHQQFRDWYKGAGESLTKFLEGDVNRFDQPSGVHYHTKNPKAELYAMLEKREAPVQPGRYRISAAEHLSANAKALLRQLGELKGPNVHLFPELTFIMVDPDDGGPSQLFTLARNSAHTNISSLFDEKANRDYVHDDVTLLHGLIGSYPGAFWHVKERDLAALVAKAQQVKDEKSYEALLDAFGVRRTNPAFWQFSDKLNRLNIERHPIEKGLLDYNRVENR, encoded by the coding sequence ATGATAAAGGCGGCAGTTAAAGGGCGTCGATGGTTGTGGCTGGCACTGGTTATTTTGGTGGCTGGCTGCGCTGTTTACACAGGGATGACGCTTGACCAGCGCTACGGCAAACCCGAGGTCCAGCAGCGGATAGCGCCGCCGTTATCGAAAGATGCAAAGTTTTACCTAAGCCAGGTCAAACCCATTATTGAAAACCGCTGTGTGGTTTGCCATGCCTGTTATGACGCGCCTTGCCAGCTGAAAATGTCGTCTCCTGAAGGCATTGACCGCGGCGCCAATAAGGAAAAGGTGTATCAGGGCTCACGGCTGATAGCAGCCAATTTAACGCGGCTGTTTGTGGATGCCAAAAACACCGAAGAGTGGCGCCAAAAAGGTTTTTATAGCGTGCTTAACGAGCGCGACCAAACAGTGCAAGCCAATACCCAGGCCGGGGTCTTGGCGCGCATGTTATTGCTGAAACAGCAGCATCCTTTACCTAATGAAAAAATCCTCGATTCCAGTTTTGATTTAAGCCTTAATCGCGATCAGTTTTGCCCCACCATTGAAGAAATGCCGCGCTTTGAACAAGACAAGCCGCTGTGGGGCATGCCCTATGCGATGCCTGGCTTGACCAAGCGTGAGCACAACACCCTCATGGCCTGGGTAAAAGACGGCGCGAAAATGGCGCCGCACCCGGCGCTGGATGCCAACACCTTGGGCGAAATTGAGCGTTGGGAAGCTTTCTTAAATGGCGACAGCCTGAAAGCGCGTTTGGTTGACCGGTATATTTTTGAGCACCTTTTTGTGTCGCATCTGTACTTTGCCGATACCACGGTCAAAGGCAAAGCGCCGCGCTTTTTTAACCTGGTGCGTTCCAGCACGCCGCCGGGCCAGCCGGTTAATGTCATTGCCACCCGCCGCCCCTTCGATGACCCTGGTGTAAGCCGGGTTTATTACCGATTTGAAGCGGTGCGCTCCACCATCGTTGATAAAACTCACATGCCTTACAAGCTGGACGACAAGGTGATGGACCGCTGGCGTTCGCTATTTTATGGCATCGACTACAAGGTCAGCAGCTGGCCGGGTTATAAGCCTGAAGTGGCAGCAAATCCGCTTAATGCCTTTGAGCAGCTACCCATCGGCTCGCGCTACCGCTTTATGCTCGATAACGTAGAAAACACCATTATGGGCTTTATCAAGGGTCCGGTATGCCGCGGCCAACTGGCATTGGATGTGATTAACGACCGGTTCTGGGTGTTCTTTGTTGACCCATCCCTGACTGATGCGCCGAAAGTGAGCGAGTTCTATCACACCCAGCTTGATAACCTGCGGATGCCTGCTGAAGATAAGAGCACGACCATTGCCTCGCACTGGCTAGGTTTTGCCAAGCGGCAAGGGGATTATTTACGGGCCAGAAATGCCTTTTTGGATAAAACCTTTAAAGACGGCCGTAACCTTAACCTTAAGGGTATTTGGGACGGCGACGGTACTAACCAAAATGCCACCCTGACCATTTTCCGCCATTTTGACAGTGCGACCGTGGTGAAAGGTTTGGTGGGTAAGCCACCGAAAACCGCCTGGGTCATTGATTATGCGCTGTTAGAGCGTATTCATTACCTACTGGTGGCCGGTTTTGATGTTTACGGCAACTATGGCCACCAGCTGCTGACTCGCCTTTATATGGACTTTTTACGGATGGAAGGTGAGTCGAATTTCCTGACGCTATTACCGCCGAAAGTGCGCCATCAGCAGTTCCGCGACTGGTATAAAGGGGCAGGGGAGAGCCTGACCAAGTTTTTGGAAGGGGACGTTAACCGTTTTGACCAACCCAGCGGCGTGCATTACCACACCAAGAACCCCAAGGCCGAGCTTTACGCCATGCTGGAAAAACGCGAAGCGCCGGTGCAGCCGGGGCGTTATCGTATCAGCGCGGCCGAGCATTTATCCGCCAATGCTAAGGCGCTACTGCGCCAGTTGGGCGAACTAAAAGGCCCTAATGTCCATTTGTTCCCGGAGCTGACCTTCATTATGGTTGACCCCGATGATGGTGGCCCAAGCCAGCTCTTTACCCTGGCGCGCAACAGCGCTCATACCAATATCTCTAGCCTGTTTGATGAAAAAGCTAACCGTGACTATGTGCATGACGATGTGACGTTGCTGCATGGCCTTATCGGCAGTTATCCAGGCGCGTTTTGGCACGTTAAAGAGCGTGACCTTGCCGCTTTGGTGGCCAAGGCACAACAGGTGAAAGACGAGAAAAGTTATGAAGCCTTGCTAGACGCTTTTGGTGTGCGCCGCACTAACCCGGCATTCTGGCAATTTAGCGACAAGCTTAACCGCCTTAATATCGAGCGCCATCCCATTGAAAAAGGACTACTGGATTACAACCGCGTTGAAAACCGCTAA
- a CDS encoding flagella synthesis protein FlgN gives MTHATGQAHPEETLDALLLFQDKQIKAMLILLAEERDFLKSRDHNSLARVSDDKSELAMRLQAIDERIAVHPALRDPDFKPQLKALKELAMKCSQANAINGQIITALQQRQNAQSELLLRALGRSNRTYNSKGQASSRTRLLGDIQA, from the coding sequence ATGACCCATGCAACTGGTCAAGCGCATCCCGAGGAGACTCTGGATGCGCTTTTGCTTTTTCAGGACAAGCAGATAAAGGCCATGCTTATCTTATTGGCCGAGGAAAGGGACTTTTTGAAAAGCCGTGATCACAACAGCCTGGCCCGAGTCTCAGACGACAAGTCAGAACTGGCGATGCGCTTGCAAGCCATTGATGAACGTATTGCCGTTCATCCGGCGCTTCGTGACCCTGACTTTAAGCCGCAGCTCAAGGCCCTAAAAGAACTGGCAATGAAATGCAGCCAAGCCAATGCCATTAACGGCCAAATCATTACCGCACTGCAGCAACGGCAAAACGCCCAAAGTGAACTACTGCTGCGCGCCCTTGGCCGCTCTAACCGCACTTACAACAGTAAAGGCCAAGCCAGTTCCCGCACCCGCCTGTTGGGGGATATTCAGGCCTAA
- the luxS gene encoding S-ribosylhomocysteine lyase: MPLLDSFTVDHTRMKAPAVRVAKTMKTPGGDTITVFDLRFCVPNQEILSEKGIHTLEHLFAGFMRQHLNGGGVEIIDISPMGCRTGFYMSLIGNPSEQQVADAWLAAMKDVEQVKDQSDIPELNLYQCGTAAMHSLEEAQAIAKNVQSRGVTVNLNNELALDEAFLKAHS, encoded by the coding sequence ATGCCATTACTCGACAGCTTTACCGTCGACCACACTCGCATGAAAGCTCCCGCAGTGCGGGTTGCCAAAACCATGAAAACGCCGGGTGGCGACACGATCACCGTTTTTGATTTGCGTTTTTGCGTGCCTAATCAGGAAATTTTGTCTGAAAAAGGTATCCACACACTGGAGCACCTTTTTGCCGGCTTTATGCGCCAGCACCTCAATGGTGGCGGTGTCGAGATCATCGACATTTCTCCCATGGGCTGTCGTACCGGCTTTTATATGAGCCTTATCGGTAACCCCAGCGAACAGCAGGTTGCTGATGCCTGGCTGGCAGCGATGAAGGATGTAGAGCAGGTAAAAGATCAGTCTGATATTCCAGAGCTTAATCTCTACCAGTGCGGCACTGCCGCCATGCATTCGTTAGAGGAAGCCCAAGCTATTGCTAAAAACGTGCAAAGCCGCGGCGTAACCGTGAACCTCAATAACGAATTGGCGCTGGATGAAGCTTTCTTAAAAGCGCACTCTTAA
- the flgA gene encoding flagellar basal body P-ring formation chaperone FlgA encodes MKLIKPKKHARFHALIGVAGAFFTLLTLTLAPAKADTQYMPLDQLKSIAEAAVHSAVKAPQGAKITIAASNPDDRLRLPYCPEVQSSLPGNQNIDNNVTVKLSCTEPRWQFYLTVSTTIAVPMLVASRALPAGITLAGSDLSEDWQPQNRLSGRIFTDKSVIVGAKLKRGLQAGSAITADNLCLVCRGDKVTLHAGSGGLSITAAGTALSDGTIGDTIRVRNQGSGRVVDAKVESQGEVTVTY; translated from the coding sequence GTGAAATTGATTAAACCCAAGAAACACGCTCGCTTTCATGCCCTTATCGGCGTTGCTGGCGCTTTCTTTACCCTGCTGACACTGACCTTAGCACCGGCTAAGGCAGACACTCAGTATATGCCTCTTGACCAGCTCAAAAGCATAGCTGAAGCGGCAGTACATAGCGCCGTTAAAGCACCACAAGGGGCCAAAATTACCATTGCCGCAAGCAATCCTGATGATCGCTTGCGGCTACCTTATTGCCCAGAGGTGCAATCAAGCCTGCCAGGCAATCAGAATATTGATAACAACGTCACCGTTAAGCTCAGTTGCACCGAACCGCGCTGGCAGTTTTATCTCACCGTCAGCACAACCATAGCGGTTCCCATGCTAGTTGCCAGTCGCGCGTTGCCAGCAGGAATTACCTTAGCGGGAAGTGATTTAAGTGAAGACTGGCAGCCACAAAATCGCTTAAGTGGCCGCATCTTCACAGACAAAAGCGTCATTGTTGGCGCCAAGCTGAAGCGGGGCTTGCAGGCGGGCAGCGCTATAACAGCCGATAACCTCTGTCTGGTATGCCGCGGCGACAAAGTCACCCTGCACGCAGGCTCCGGGGGCCTGAGTATTACCGCCGCTGGCACCGCGCTTTCTGACGGCACCATCGGCGACACCATCAGGGTACGTAATCAAGGTTCAGGTAGGGTTGTTGACGCTAAAGTAGAGTCTCAAGGCGAGGTCACGGTCACATATTGA
- a CDS encoding FKBP-type peptidyl-prolyl cis-trans isomerase, giving the protein MQISDDKVVQFHYQLKDDNGNELENSQGQEPLAYLHGHSNMLPSLEKALEGKAEGEHLTITLAPEDAYGERREGLTQRVPIKHLQGAKKWAPGMMAVVNTDQGQRQVMVVKAGRFMADVDMNHPLAGKTLTFDIDILSIRDASDDEIAHGHAHGVGGHHH; this is encoded by the coding sequence ATGCAAATCAGTGACGACAAGGTAGTGCAATTTCACTATCAGTTAAAAGACGACAACGGCAACGAACTGGAAAACAGCCAAGGCCAGGAGCCACTGGCTTACCTGCATGGCCACAGCAACATGCTGCCAAGCCTTGAAAAGGCCCTGGAAGGCAAAGCCGAAGGCGAACATCTCACTATTACCCTTGCCCCCGAGGATGCCTACGGCGAACGCCGTGAAGGCCTGACCCAGCGCGTGCCAATAAAGCACCTGCAAGGGGCAAAGAAATGGGCACCGGGCATGATGGCGGTAGTGAATACCGACCAAGGGCAACGGCAAGTAATGGTGGTAAAAGCTGGCCGTTTTATGGCTGACGTTGATATGAACCATCCGCTGGCCGGCAAGACCTTAACCTTTGATATTGATATTTTGAGTATTCGCGATGCCAGTGATGATGAAATCGCCCACGGCCACGCTCACGGTGTTGGCGGTCATCACCACTAA
- the flgM gene encoding flagellar biosynthesis anti-sigma factor FlgM, with protein sequence MAINKVNSGQTADIQSTRLNQTESQSKAQQSQQATTPQATAKLAQDAVSITPQAAGLDKMQRTMSSEAPFDKDKVESLKKAISNGQYKVDHNKLADKLLDFEDNLFGN encoded by the coding sequence ATGGCAATCAACAAGGTTAATAGCGGCCAGACGGCCGACATTCAGTCGACAAGGCTCAATCAAACTGAAAGCCAGTCTAAAGCCCAGCAGAGCCAACAGGCAACTACGCCCCAGGCAACGGCCAAGTTGGCACAAGATGCGGTGTCCATTACACCACAAGCGGCAGGCTTAGATAAGATGCAACGTACGATGAGTTCAGAAGCGCCTTTTGATAAAGACAAAGTCGAAAGCCTGAAAAAAGCCATCTCCAATGGTCAATACAAGGTTGACCACAACAAGTTGGCAGACAAATTGCTTGATTTCGAGGACAACCTCTTCGGAAATTAA
- a CDS encoding chemotaxis protein CheV, protein MAGILDTVNQRTQMVGQNRLELLMFRLGSKQRFGINVFKVREVLQCPPLTALPKRKGSIRGVAHIRGQTLSVIDLRQAMGGRQTEDVSNCFVIITEYNRSIQGFLVHSVDRIVNCNWEDIQPPPKGAGRASYLTAVTEVDGDMVELLDVEKILDEISPTNVIASPDTYDGSEALQKTRVLLIADDSTVARAQIKRSLEPLGIPLQLVKDGREGLDFLKDMAAKCEKSITEQVCLLISDVEMPEMDGYTLTAEIRSDPKLKDLQVILHTSLSGVFNQAMVQKVGANKFIAKFNPDELASAVKECLMIEAG, encoded by the coding sequence ATGGCGGGCATTCTCGATACGGTAAACCAAAGAACGCAGATGGTCGGGCAAAACCGGCTGGAATTGCTGATGTTCCGTTTGGGGTCAAAGCAGCGTTTCGGTATTAACGTTTTTAAAGTTAGGGAAGTACTGCAGTGCCCACCTTTAACGGCGTTACCTAAACGCAAAGGCAGTATTCGTGGCGTTGCCCACATTCGCGGGCAAACCTTGTCGGTGATTGATTTGCGACAAGCCATGGGTGGCCGCCAAACCGAAGATGTGTCTAACTGCTTTGTGATTATTACCGAGTACAACCGGTCTATTCAGGGCTTTTTGGTGCACTCGGTTGACCGCATCGTCAACTGCAACTGGGAAGATATTCAGCCGCCACCGAAAGGGGCCGGGCGTGCCAGCTATTTGACCGCCGTCACCGAAGTGGATGGCGATATGGTCGAGCTGTTGGACGTTGAGAAGATTTTGGATGAGATCAGCCCCACCAATGTGATTGCCAGCCCTGACACTTATGACGGTAGCGAAGCGCTGCAAAAAACGCGGGTGCTGCTGATTGCTGATGACTCCACCGTGGCCCGGGCACAGATCAAACGCTCCTTGGAGCCGTTGGGGATCCCCTTGCAGCTGGTTAAAGATGGCCGAGAAGGGCTGGACTTCCTTAAAGACATGGCTGCAAAATGTGAAAAATCCATTACAGAACAAGTCTGTTTGTTGATATCTGATGTGGAAATGCCGGAGATGGACGGCTATACACTGACAGCAGAGATCCGCTCCGATCCCAAGCTGAAGGATTTGCAGGTCATTCTGCATACCTCTTTGTCAGGGGTATTCAATCAGGCTATGGTGCAAAAGGTCGGGGCCAATAAATTTATCGCCAAGTTTAATCCCGATGAATTGGCGAGTGCAGTTAAAGAATGCCTGATGATAGAGGCGGGTTAG